The following proteins are co-located in the Camelina sativa cultivar DH55 chromosome 12, Cs, whole genome shotgun sequence genome:
- the LOC104731518 gene encoding LRR receptor-like serine/threonine-protein kinase GSO1: protein MQSQVLLLLLFILCSSLKPGSCQPGINNDLQTLLEVKKSFITNQEEDNPLRQWNAVNINHCSWTGVTCDDTGLFRVIALNLTGLGLTGSISPWFGRLDNLIHLDLSSNNLVGPIPTALSNLTSLESLFLFSNQLTGEIPSQLGSLVNLRSLRIGDNELVGAIPETLGNLVNLQMLALASCRLTGPIPSQLGRLVRVQSLVLQDNYLEGPIPAELGNCSDLTVLTAAENMLNGTIPAELGRLENLEILNLANNSLTGDIPSQLGEMSQLQYLNLMANQLQGVIPKTLADLRNLQTLDLSENHLTGKIPEELWNMSGLLDMVLANNHLSGSLPKSICSNNTNLEQLVLSGTQLSGEIPAELSKCQSLKQLDLSNNTLVGSIPEALFQLVELTDLYLHNNTLDGTLSPSVSNFTNLQWLVLYHNNLEGKLPKEISALKKLEVLYLYENRFSGEIPKEIGNCTSLKMIDLFGNHFEGEIPSSIGILKELNLLHLRQNELMGGLPASLGNCHHLKILDLADNQLLGSIPSSFGFLKGLEQLMLYNNSLQGNLPDSLINMKNLTRINLSHNMLNGTIHPLCGSSSYLSFDVTNNGFEDEIPLELGNSPNLDRLRLGKNQFTGRIPWTLGKIRELSLLDISSNSLTGTIPLQLVLCKKLTHIDLNNNFLSGPLPPWLGKLSQLGELKLSSNQFVESLPTELFNCTKLLVLSLDGNSLNGSIPQEIGNLGALNVLNLDKNQFSGSLPQAMGKLGKLYELRLSRNSLTGEIPFEIGQLQDLQSALDLSYNNFTGDIPSTIGTLSKLETLDLSHNQLTGEVPGSVGDMKSLGYLNLSFNNLGGKLKKQFSRWPADSFLGNTGLCGSPLTRCNRVVSHNKQQGLSARSVVIISAISALTAIGLMILVIALFFKQRHDFFKKVQDGSTVYSSSNSSSQATHKPLFRNGASKSDIKWEDIMEATNNLSEEFMIGSGGSGKVYKAELENGETVAVKKILWKDDLMSNKSFSREVKTLGTIRHRHLVKLMGYCSSKSEGLNLLIYEYMKNGSVWDWLNEENPVIDKKKRVLDWEARLRIAVGLAQGVEYLHHDCVPPIVHRDIKSSNVLLDSNMEAHLGDFGLAKVLTENYDTNTDSNTWFACSYGYIAPEYAYSLKATEKSDVYSMGIVLMEIVTGKMPTDSMFGAEMDMVRWVETHLEIAGSARDKLIDAKLKPLFPFAEDAACQVLEIALQCTKTSPQERPSSRQACDSLLHVYNNRAAGYKKL from the exons atgcaatcacaagttcttctcctcctcctgtTCATCCTCTGTTCTTCACTCAAGCCCGGTTCATGCCAACCCGGTATAAACAACGATCTTCAGACACTTCTCGAGGTGAAGAAATCTTTTATCACgaatcaagaagaagacaatCCTCTCCGACAATGGAACGCTGTTAACATCAACCACTGTTCTTGGACCGGAGTCACATGCGACGATACCGGTTTATTCCGCGTAATTGCTCTAAACCTCACCGGTTTAGGATTAACCGGTTCGATTTCACCTTGGTTTGGCCGGTTAGACAACCTAATCCACCTTGATCTATCTTCCAACAATCTAGTTGGTCCCATCCCAACTGCTCTCTCCAACCTTACTTCCTTGgagtctctgtttctcttttccAACCAACTCACCGGCGAGATTCCTAGTCAACTCGGCTCCCTCGTCAATCTCCGTTCGCTCAGGATCGGAGACAATGAGCTTGTCGGAGCCATACCGGAGACGTTAGGGAACTTGGTTAACCTCCAGATGCTTGCACTTGCCTCTTGTAGACTCACCGGTCCTATACCGAGTCAGCTCGGTCGACTCGTTCGGGTTCAGTCGTTGGTACTGCAAGATAACTACCTCGAAGGACCTATTCCGGCGGAGTTAGGGAACTGCTCTGATCTCACGGTACTCACCGCGGCTGAGAACATGCTCAACGGGACTATACCTGCTGAGCTAGGACGGCTCGAGAACCTCGAGATACTTAACCTGGCGAACAACAGTCTCACCGGAGATATACCGAGTCAACTCGGTGAAATGAGCCAGCTCCAGTACCTTAACTTGATGGCTAACCAGCTTCAAGGTGTTATCCCAAAGACTTTGGCTGATCTGAGAAATCTTCAGACTCTTGATTTATCGGAGAATCATCTCACCGGAAAGATACCTGAAGAGCTCTGGAACATGAGTGGGCTTCTTGATATGGTTCTAGCAAACAATCATCTATCTGGTTCTTTACCAAAGAGCATATGTTCGAACAACACAAACTTGGAGCAATTGGTTCTGTCTGGAACTCAGCTTTCAGGTGAAATCCCAGCGGAGTTAAGCAAATGTCAATCGCTTAAACAGCTCGATTTGTCGAACAATACTCTCGTTGGCTCGATCCCTGAAGCATTGTTCCAGCTAGTCGAACTCACGGATCTTTACCTCCACAACAATACCTTGGATGGTACGTTATCTCCTTCGGTGTCAAACTTCACCAATCTACAATGGCTTGTGTTGTATCACAATAACTTGGAAGGCAAGTTACCAAAGGAGATCAGCGCGCTGAAGAAATTAGAGGTTCTGTATCTCTATGAGAATCGATTCTCAGGGGAAATTCCAAAAGAGATTGGAAACTGTACAAGCTTGAAAATGATAGATTTGTTCGGGAATCATTTCGAAGGagagattccttcttcaataggAATATTAAAGGAGCTTAACCTACTTCACTTGAGACAGAACGAGCTTATGGGTGGCCTTCCCGCCAGTTTAGGTAACTGTCATCACCTGAAGATACTAGATTTGGCGGATAATCAGCTCTTGGGATCGATTCCTTCGTCGTTTGGGTTCTTAAAGGGATTGGAACAGTTGATGCTTTACAACAATTCTCTCCAGGGGAATCTTCCAGATTCACTTATCAATATGAAGAACCTCACCAGAATCAATCTCTCTCACAACATGCTCAATGGTACCATTCATCCGTTGTGTGGTTCAAGCTCTTATCTCTCATTCGATGTCACCAACAATGGTTTTGAAGATGAGATCCCTCTGGAGCTAGGAAACTCTCCAAATCTTGATCGTCTCAGGTTAGGGAAGAATCAATTCACAGGAAGAATCCCTTGGACGTTGGGGAAAATCCGTGAGTTGTCTCTGTTGGATATCTCAAGCAATTCTCTGACAGGAACCATTCCGTTACAGCTCGTCTTGTGCAAGAAACTGACGCACATCGATCTCAATAACAACTTTCTCTCAGGTCCATTACCTCCATGGCTTGGAAAGCTTTCACAGTTGGGAGAGCTCAAGCTTTCTTCTAATCAATTTGTTGAGTCTTTACCTACTGAGCTGTTCAACTGCACAAAGCTGCTTGTGTTGTCTCTTGATGGAAACTCCCTTAACGGGTCGATCCCTCAGGAGATTGGTAACTTGGGAGCTCTCAATGTTCTTAACCTCGATAAGAATCAGTTTTCAGGTTCACTTCCTCAAGCTATGGGCAAGCTCGGCAAGCTATACGAGCTTCGGTTATCAAGAAACAGCTTAACCGGAGAAATCCCATTTGAGATTGGGCAGCTTCAAGATCTTCAAAGTGCTTTGGACCTCAGTTACAATAACTTTACCGGAGATATACCTTCAACAATTGGGACACTATCAAAGCTGGAAACACTTGATTTGTCTCACAATCAGCTTACTGGGGAAGTTCCTGGCTCGGTAGGGGACATGAAGAGTTTGGGAtatctcaatctctctttcaaTAACCTTGGAGGCAAACTCAAGAAACAGTTCTCAAGATGGCCAGCTGATTCCTTCCTAGGCAACACAGGTCTCTGTGGAAGCCCTCTTACTCGCTGCAACAGAGTTGTAAGTCACAACAAGCAACAGGGTCTTAGTGCCAGATCAGTTGTGATAATATCAGCAATCTCAGCATTGACAGCGATTGGTTTGATGATACTTGTAATCGCTCTCTTCTTCAAACAAAGGCATGATTTCTTCAAGAAAGTCCAGGATGGAAGCACTGTGTACTCATCTTCTAACTCTTCCTCACAAGCTACACACAAGCCTCTCTTTCGAAACGGAGCTTCAAAGTCAGATATCAAGTGGGAAGACATTATGGAAGCCACCAATAATTTAAGCGAGGAGTTCATGATTGGATCAGGAGGCTCTGGGAAGGTTTACAAGGCGGAGCTTGAGAATGGTGAGACTGTTGCTGTGAAAAAGATTCTCTGGAAAGATGATCTCATGTCAAACAAGAGCTTCAGCAGAGAAGTTAAGACGCTTGGAACAATCAGACATAGACATCTGGTTAAGCTAATGGGTTACTGCAGCAGCAAGTCAGAAGGATTGAATCTGTTGATATATGAGTACATGAAGAATGGAAGTGTTTGGGATTGGCTTAATGAGGAGAACCCAGTGATCGATAAAAAGAAGAGGGTATTAGACTGGGAAGCAAGATTGAGAATAGCAGTAGGATTGGCTCAAGGAGTAGAGTACCTTCATCATGACTGTGTTCCTCCAATCGTTCACCGTGATATCAAATCCAGTAATGTGCTCCTGGATTCAAACATGGAAGCACATTTAGGAGACTTTGGTCTTGCCAAGGTCTTAACTGAGAACTATGATACCAACACAGATTCAAATACCTGGTTTGCATGCTCTTATGGCTACATCGCTCCAG AGTATGCTTACTCGTTGAAGGCGACTGAGAAGAGTGATGTTTACAGTATGGGGATAGTGTTGATGGAAATTGTGACTGGGAAAATGCCAACCGACTCAATGTTTGGTGCTGAGATGGACATGGTTAGATGGGTTGAAACACATCTTGAGATAGCGGGATCTGCGAGAGATAAGCTCATAGATGCAAAGCTGAAGCCACTTTTCCCATTTGCGGAAGATGCAGCTTGTCAAGTGCTAGAGATTGCACTTCAGTGCACAAAAACTTCTCCCCAAGAGAGACCATCTTCTAGACAAGCGTGTGATAGTCTTCTCCATGTCTACAACAACAGAGCAGCCGGTTATAAGAAGCTGTAA
- the LOC104731520 gene encoding vacuolar-sorting receptor 7-like: MGLVNGRVSLTYLFLALTIIIVAMVVVDARFVVEKESISVLNPEEMRSKRDGSIANFGLPDYGGFLIGAVVYPDSKTDGCSAFGKTFKPKFPRPTILLLDRGGCYFALKAWHAQQAGAAAVLVADNVDEPLLTMDSPEESRDADGFIEKLTIPSVLIDKSFGDSLRQGFQKGKNIVLKLDWRESVPHPDQRVEYELWTISNDECGARCDEQMDFVKNFKGHAQILEKGGYAAFTPHYITWFCPFQYINSPHCKSQCINHGRYCAPDPENNFREGYEGKDVVFENLRQLCVHRVANESSRPWVWWDYVTDFHSRCSMKEKKYSLECAESVIKSLKLPIEKINKCIGDPEADIENQVLRTEQVAQIGRGKRGDVTILPTLVINNAQYRGRLERTAVLKAICAGFNETSDPPICLNTGLETNECLEDNGGCWQDTKANITACKDTFRGRLCECPVVKGVQYKGDGYTSCTPYGPARCTINNGGCWSDTKNGLTFSACSDSVSTGCKCPQGFQGDGFTCEDINECKERSACQCSGCRCKNSWGGYKCSCSGDRLYINDQDTCIERYGSKSAWWLTVLILAIVAVAGLAGYLFYKYRFRSYMDSEIMTIMSQYMPLESQRAREVPSEVEPLTQNSTP; this comes from the exons ATGGGTTTAGTCAACGGGAGAGTTTCGTTGACCTATCTCTTCCTTGCGTTGACCATCATCATCGTCGCCATGGTGGTCGTGGACGCGAGGTTTGTGGTGGAGAAAGAAAGCATAAGCGTGCTGAATCCGGAGGAGATGAGGTCGAAGCGTGACGGCTCCATCGCCAACTTCGGGTTACCCGATTACGGCGGGTTTTTAATCGGGGCGGTGGTTTATCCGGATAGTAAAACCGATGGATGCTCTGCTTTTGGTAAAACCTTCAAGCCCAAGTTTCCTCGTCCCACTATTCTTCTTCTCGATCGTGGAG GTTGCTACTTTGCCTTAAAAGCGTGGCACGCGCAGCAAGCAGGAGCCGCGGCAGTTCTTGTGGCGGATAACGTAGACGAGCCATTGTTGACAATGGATTCACCCGAGGAGAGCAGAGACGCGGATGGTTTTATTGAGAAGCTAACAATCCCATCGGTTTTAATCGATAAATCGTTCGGAGATAGCTTAAGACAAGGGTTTCAGAAAGGGAAAAACATAGTTTTGAAACTAGACTGGAGAGAATCAGTGCCTCATCCTGATCAGAGAGTAGAATATGAGCTGTGGACTATTAGCAACGACGAGTGTGGTGCACGGTGTGATGAGCAGATGGATTTTGTCAAGAACTTTAAAGGTCATGCTCAGATACTCGAGAAAGGCGGTTATGCTGCGTTTACGCCGCATTATATCACTTGGTTTTGCCCTTTTCAGTATATAAACAGTCCACATTGTAAGTCTCAGTGTATAAACCATGGGAGGTATTGTGCTCCTGACCCTGAGAACAATTTCAGAGAAGGGTATGAAGGGAAAGATGTTGTGTTTGAGAATCTGAGACAGCTTTGTGTGCATCGAGTTGCCAATGAGAGTAGCCGGCCTTGGGTTTGGTGGGATTATGTTACTGATTTCCATTCTCGATGttcgatgaaggagaagaagtatAGCTTAGAGTGTGCTGAGAGTGTCATCAAATCTCTGA AGTTACCAATTGAGAAGATCAACAAATGCATCGGTGATCCTGAGGCTGATATCGAGAACCAAGTTCTAAGAACTGAGCAAGTAGCTCAG ATTGGCCGAGGAAAGCGTGGAGATGTTACAATATTGCCAACATTAGTCATCAATAACGCTCAATATCGAG GGAGATTGGAGAGGACGGCTGTTCTAAAGGCAATATGTGCTGGATTCAATGAAACATCAGACCCTCCCATTTGCTTAAACACAGGTCTAGAGACAAATGAGTGCCTTGAAGACAATGGTGGTTGCTGGCAGGACACAAAAGCAAACATAACTGCTTGTAAA GACACATTCAGAGGACGACTCTGCGAGTGTCCCGTTGTAAAAGGCGTACAATATAAAGGCGACGGGTACACTTCATGTACAC CTTATGGACCTGCGAGGTGTACTATAAACAATGGAGGTTGCTGGTCTGACACAAAAAATGGCTTAACTTTCTCGGCTTGCTCA GACTCTGTGTCTACTGGCTGCAAATGTCCTCAAGGTTTCCAAGGCGACGGTTTCACGTGTGAAG ATATTAACGAATGCAAAGAGCGTTCAGCGTGTCAATGCAGCGGTTGCAGATGCAAGAACTCATGGGGTGGATACAAATGCAGTTGTTCTGGTGACCGGCTCTACATAAATGATCAAGATACTTGCATAg AGAGATATGGATCAAAATCAGCATGGTGGCTCACAGTCTTGATACTGGCTATCGTCGCAGTAGCAGGTTTAGCTGGTTATCTATTCTACAAATACCGGTTCAGG TCTTACATGGACTCGGAGATTATGACGATCATGTCACAGTATATGCCGCTTGAGAGCCAAAGAGCTCGTGAAGTTCCATCAGAAGTTGAACCTCTCACACAAAACTCTACACCCTAA
- the LOC104733460 gene encoding probable vacuolar amino acid transporter YPQ1 — protein sequence MLFRHGLSISLGVISVISWSVAEIPQIISNYNQKSIDGVSIAFLTTWMLGDIFNIVGCLLEPASLPVQFYAAVVYALATLVLYVQSIYYGHYYPRLKNRRDHQVVDVEEPLLHAEAKRPSTKSMLCVVSVFLFFGSFNMLSGSRSMDLREKDRVFVVVGGARKLLDVSSGNLGGGNYNIGMLLGWAMAAIYLGGRFPQIYMTVRNGHAGGLNPLMFFFALLGNVTYVASILVHSVEWSNIKPNLPWLVDAGGCAVLDFIILLQIFYFRCGNVDKDSDKKKDETGEESV from the coding sequence ATGTTGTTCCGACATGGATTGTCAATATCGCTTGGTGTCATCAGTGTTATCAGTTGGAGTGTTGCCGAGATACCGCAGATTATAAGTAATTACAATCAAAAATCCATTGATGGTGTCTCTATAGCCTTCTTAACGACATGGATGCTCGGTGatatcttcaatattgttggctGCTTGTTGGAACCAGCTAGTCTTCCGGTGCAATTCTACGCGGCTGTGGTGTATGCACTGGCTACACTTGTTCTCTATGTTCAGTCAATATATTACGGCCATTACTACCCGCGGTTGAAAAACAGAAGGGATCATCAGGTGGTTGATGTGGAAGAGCCTTTGCTTCATGCGGAAGCCAAGCGTCCTTCTACCAAATCTATGCTATGTGTTGTCTCtgtcttcttgttttttggaTCTTTCAATATGTTAAGTGGTTCGAGGAGTAtggatttgagagagaaagatagagtgtttgttgttgttggaggaGCAAGAAAGCTTTTGGATGTCAGTAGCGGTAACTTGGGAGGAGGAAACTACAATATCGGAATGTTGTTGGGATGGGCAATGGCAGCTATTTACTTGGGTGGAAGGTTTCCTCAAATATATATGACTGTGAGGAATGGACATGCTGGAGGATTGAATCCATTGATGTTCTTCTTTGCGCTTCTTGGTAATGTGACTTATGTTGCAAGCATACTTGTGCACAGTGTTGAATGGTCGAATATCAAACCGAATCTACCATGGCTTGTTGATGCTGGAGGATGTGCTGTGCTTGATTTTATTATCTTGCTTCAGATTTTCTACTTCCGTTGTGGCAATGTCGATAAAGATTCCGACAAGAAAAAGGATGAGACAGGGGAAGAATCTGTCTAA
- the LOC104731519 gene encoding protein PLASTID TRANSCRIPTIONALLY ACTIVE 14-like, which produces MASSVSLQYLSNTFISKPQGFYNGTVSAPRPRSNFVRERQNGVRPIKVTSLQTQPFPLFQPPASEESSSSELEPADPDFYKIGYVRSVRAYGVEFKEGPDGFGIYASKDIEPRRRARVIMEIPLELMITIRQKHPWMFFPDIVPIGHPIFDIINSTDPEIDWDLRLACLLLFAFDREDHFWRLYGDFLPAADECSSLLLATEEDLAELQDPDLVSTIRQQQKRVLEFWEKNWHSGVPLKIKRLAEDPERFIWAVSIAQTRCISMQTRVGALVQELNMMIPYADMLNHSFEPNCFLHWRPKDRMLEVMSNAGQAIKKGEEMTINYMPGQKNNMLMERYGFSTPVNPWDAVKFSGDARIHLNSFLSVFNIFGLPEEYYHDSELSGGDTFVDGAVIAAARILPTWSDIDLPPIPSAEKKAVKELQDECRKMLAEYPTTADQDQKLLDSMSEARTTFVTAVKYRMHRKMFIGKIIKALDIYQERLLY; this is translated from the exons ATGGCTTCTTCAGTCTCTCTTCAGTACCTGTCCAACACCTTCATCTCCAAACCTCAG GGTTTCTACAACGGAACTGTGTCAGCACCAAGACCCAGAAGCAATTTTGTAAGAGAGAGACAAAATGGTGTCCGACCCATCAAAGTTACTTCTCTTCAGACACAACCTTTCCCTCTGTTTCAACCTCCTGCTTCCGAAGAATCTTCCTCGTCGGAG CTGGAGCCAGCAGATCCGGATTTCTACAAAATCGGATATGTTCGAAGTGTGAGAGCTTATGGGGTTGAGTTTAAAGAAGGCCCTGATGGTTTTGGTATCTATGCCTCTAAGGATATTGAACCTCGCCGTCGAGCTAGA GTGATAATGGAGATTCCTTTAGAATTGATGATAACTATTAGACAGAAGCACCCTTGGATGTTTTTCCCTGATATTGTTCCAATTGGTCATCCCATTTTCGATATCATCAACTCAACTGATCCTGAG ATTGATTGGGATCTTAGATTAGCGTGTCTTCTGTTATTTGCTTTTGATCGGGAAGATCACTTCTGGCGACTCTATGGTGATTTCCTGCCAGCTGCTGATGAGTGCAGCAGCTTGCTTCTAGCTACGGAG GAAGATCTTGCGGAGCTTCAAGATCCTGATCTTGTTTCAACTATTAGACAACAACAGAAACGAGTCCTAGAGTTTTGGGAAAAGAATTGG CATTCAGGTGTTCCTCTCAAAATCAAAAGGCTTGCTGAGGATCCAGAAAGATTCATTTGGGCGGTTAGTATTGCACAGACACGATGCATCAGTATGCAAACTAGAGTTGGTGCTTTGGTTCAGGAATTAAATATGATGATTCCTTATGCTG ACATGCTAAACCACTCCTTTGAACCAAACTGTTTCCTACATTGGCGTCCTAAAGATCGCATGCTTGAGGTTATGTCAAATGCTGGTCAAGCAATCAAGAAAGGCGAAGAG ATGACGATTAACTACATGCCAGGACAGAAGAACAACATGCTTATGGAAAGATATGGCTTCTCAACTCCTGTG AATCCGTGGGATGCTGTAAAGTTCTCTGGAGATGCTCGCATCCATTTAAATTCCTTTTTATCCGTCTTCAATATTTTTGGTCTTCCTGAAGAATATTACCATGAta GCGAGTTATCAGGAGGTGATACTTTTGTTGATGGAGCAGTTATAGCTGCAGCAAGGATATTGCCTACTTGGTCAGACATAGATCTTCCTCCAATTCCAAGTGCGGAGAAAAAAGCAGTTAAAGAGTTGCAAGATGAATGTAGAAAGATGCTTGCGGAATATCCCACAACAGCAGATCAAGACCAGAAATTGCTAG ATTCAATGTCAGAAGCAAGGACAACGTTTGTGACAGCGGTTAAGTATAGAATGCACAGGAAGATGTTCATTGGAAAGATCATCAAGGCACTTGACATCTATCAAGAACGGTTATTGTATTGA